One part of the Paramormyrops kingsleyae isolate MSU_618 chromosome 2, PKINGS_0.4, whole genome shotgun sequence genome encodes these proteins:
- the LOC140577619 gene encoding phospholipase A2-like: protein MASRSWGCSMPTRMMKTLHTLLLLSTSLSIVMMDLDYRALWQFRRMIICMIPSSWPMLEYADYGCYCGKGGTGTPVDDLDRCCQTHDHCYDQALGLEACWPILDNPYTESYSYSCDMTNKNITCTEKNNACEMFICECDKHAAMCFAGAGYNKEHQNMNQELCK from the exons ATGGCCTCGAGGTCCTGGGGCTGCTCCATGCCGACCAGGATGATGAAAACCCTCCACACTCTCCTTCTGTTATCGACTAGTCTGTCCATCG TAATGATGGACCTGGACTACAGGGCGCTGTGGCAGTTCAGACGTATGATCATCTGCATGATCCCCAGCAGCTGGCCTATGCTGGAATACGCAGACTACGGCTGTTACTGTGGAAAGGGAGGCACTGGGACACCCGTGGATGATCTGGACAG GTGTTGCCAGACCCATGACCACTGCTATGACCAAGCCTTGGGGCTTGAGGCCTGCTGGCCCATTTTGGACAACCCGTATACCGAGAGCTATTCGTACAGCTGTGACATGACAAACAAGAACATCACCTGCACAG AGAAGAATAATGCCTGCGAGATGTTTATTTGTGAATGCGACAAGCATGCAGCCATGTGCTTTGCTGGGGCGGGCTACAACAAGGAGCACCAGAACATGAACCAAGAGCTCTGCAAGTGA